A single region of the Gossypium arboreum isolate Shixiya-1 chromosome 12, ASM2569848v2, whole genome shotgun sequence genome encodes:
- the LOC108476495 gene encoding uncharacterized protein LOC108476495, whose translation MGSEVSKQIQRRKAVSVEKQMLFDLNENCGETFPGCDYRPTDRKNWMASLGPKDLHINNIVWPGTHNSATDRIGIPCISRPFAQCQTLSVYQQLVLGTRVLDIRVNENNHVCHGILLTYNIDVVINDVKKFLFETTSEVIILEIRTEYGHRDPPEFEDYLEEKLGMYLIHQDDYVFGKTIAELLPKRIICVWKPRNSAQPKPGSPFWSAEYLKDNWIDTDLPSTKFDSNLKYLSDQAPVSSRNFFYRVENTVTAQPDNPVVCVRPVTGRIHGYARLFINRCFAEGCANRLQVFSTDFIGGDFVDACVGLTHARVHGEC comes from the coding sequence atggGTTCTGAGGTCTCTAAACAGATCCAAAGGCGCAAGGCAGTCTCCGTGGAAAAGCAAATGCTTTTTGACCTTAATGAAAATTGCGGGGAAACATTCCCTGGTTGTGACTATCGTCCTACTGACAGGAAGAATTGGATGGCCAGCCTTGGTCCTAAGGACCTTCACATAAATAACATTGTATGGCCTGGAACTCATAATTCTGCTACCGACAGGATAGGAATTCCCTGCATCTCTCGGCCTTTTGCGCAATGCCAGACTTTGTCTGTTTACCAGCAGCTTGTTCTAGGCACCAGAGTTTTGGATATTAGAGTTAATGAAAACAATCATGTCTGCCATGGTATCTTGTTGACGTACAACATCGATGTTGTCATAAATGATGTCAAGAAGTTCTTGTTCGAGACAACGTCCGAGGTCATAATTCTGGAGATCCGCACTGAATACGGGCACCGGGATCCTCCTGAATTTGAGGATTACTTGGAGGAAAAACTCGGCATGTACCTCATCCACCAGGATGATTACGTCTTTGGCAAAACAATTGCAGAATTGTTGCCAAAGAGGATTATCTGTGTCTGGAAACCAAGAAACTCAGCTCAGCCTAAACCAGGGTCTCCATTCTGGAGTGCTGAATATCTCAAGGACAATTGGATTGACACAGATTTGCCATCCACAAAGTTTGATAGTAATTTGAAGTATTTGAGTGACCAAGCACCAGTTTCATCAAGGAATTTCTTCTACAGAGTGGAGAACACAGTGACAGCACAGCCAGATAATCCTGTGGTATGCGTTAGACCAGTAACAGGCCGAATTCATGGATATGCTAGGCTGTTCATCAATCGGTGCTTTGCCGAAGGTTGCGCCAATAGGTTGCAAGTATTCTCTACAGATTTTATTGGTGGGGATTTTGTTGATGCTTGTGTTGGCCTTACACACGCCCGGGTCCATGGCGAGTGTTGA
- the LOC108476494 gene encoding uncharacterized protein LOC108476494, with translation MPSKKRRRKEERPKIHPKNKYSDNPPDFALLASLYPTFKPFVFYTREGRPRIDWTDFNATRELTRVLLLHDHNLHWWIPDGQLCPTVPNRSNYIHWIEDLLSSHIIPRDNSNEDNVRGFDIGTGANCIYPLLGASLLGWSFVASEMTDVAIEWAERNVKNNPNISELIEIRKVKCSQNTLSSEGLSVESSYSEEREGLPSSSLDMPAGEDKSYNGPSILVDVVRDGETFDFCMCNPPFFESFEEAGLNPRTSCGGTYEEMVCPGGEKAFITRIIEDSVVLKQSFRWYTSMVGRKVNLKFLVSKLRQVGVTVVKTTEFVQGKTCRWGLAWSFVPPATKIVTPHVTEKNILSFMLEGIQRQFGAIHVLRSVESFFLAGGASCKLNASSFVVDITASADHCNALLNNDVKHIDEVASCSNVQEAPSNLCFRILVFQQIPGTLLVKGSLQHRDSALSGLFSSIVQQLEASLRQKFCKEKTGTNYI, from the exons ATGCCGTCCAAGAAGAGGAGAAGAAAGGAAGAGAGACCCAAGATCCACCCCAAAAACAAGTACTCCGATAACCCGCCCGATTTCGCTCTTTTAGCCTCTTTATACCCTACCTTTAAACCCTTTGTCTTCTACACTCGCGAAGGCCGACCCAGAATCGACTGGACTGACTTCAATGCCACCCGCGAACTTACCCGCGTCCTTCTCCTTCACGACCACAACCTCCATTG GTGGATTCCTGATGGGCAGCTCTGCCCTACGGTGCCCAACCGCTCCAACTACATCCATTGGATTGAAGATCTTCTCTCTTCTCACATCATTCCCAGAGATAACAGCAATGAAGATAATGTGAGGGGATTTGATATAGGAACTGGAGCCAACTGTATCTACCCTCTTCTTGGCGCATCGCTATTGGGCTGGAGCTTTGTTGCATCag AAATGACTGATGTAGCTATAGAATGGGCAGAGAGGAATGTTAAAAACAATCCAAATATTTCAGAATTAATTGAGATTAGAAAAGTTAAATGTTCTCAAAACACCCTTTCTTCTGAGGGGTTAAGTGTTGAGTCTAGCTATTCTGAGGAAAGAGAAGGTTTGCCGTCTTCTTCCCTTGATATGCCAGCAGGTGAAGATAAGAGCTATAATGGACCTTCTATACTTGTTGATGTGGTAAGGGATGGTGAGACCTTTGACTTCTGCATGTGTAATCCCCCATTTTTTGAAAGCTTTGAGGAAGCAGGATTGAATCCGAGGACTTCTTGCGGTGGAACTTATGAGGAGATGGTCTGCCCTGGTGGTGAAAAGGCCTTTATTACACGTATTATTGAAGATAGTGTTGTGCTGAAGCAATCTTTCCG GTGGTATACGTCAATGGTTGGAAGGAAAGTGAATCTCAAATTCCTAGTGTCAAAGCTTCGACAGGTTGGAGTTACTGTAGTAAAAACAACTGAGTTTGTCCAAGGGAAAACATGTCGATGGGGACTTGCTTGGTCCTTTGTGCCTCCTGCAACGAAGATAGTTACACCTCATGTGACTGAAAAGAACATTCTCTCCTTCATGCTTGAG GGTATTCAACGCCAGTTTGGTGCAATACATGTACTCCGGTCAGTTGAATCCTTTTTCCTAGCTGGTGGAGCATCTTGTAAATTGAATGCCTCTTCTTTTGTGGTTGAT ATTACTGCATCAGCTGATCACTGCAATGCTCTGCTGAACAATGACGTAAAACATATTGATGAAGTTGCTAGTTGCAGCAATGTGCAAGAGGCACCCTCAAACTTGTGTTTTCGTATTTTG GTCTTTCAGCAAATCCCAGGCACACTACTTGTTAAAGGATCATTACAGCATAGAGATAGCGCACTCTCAG GATTGTTCTCCTCAATAGTCCAACAGTTGGAGGCTTCACTGAGACAAAAGTTTTGCAAAGAGAAGACTGGCACCAATTATATCTAG
- the LOC108477972 gene encoding translocase of chloroplast 120, chloroplastic-like translates to MENGVVMVDNKIAEERVANEEVEVRVAGDSGETKEPVDEVFGEAIATQEILQEQAEKPGVDGSSLVADAIGNVETFGDTGSEVVKENLNLEPKEETFQEAVEVLTEVGALENAIPSEVGTLEVVAESVDQQKGECVSGGVVLDKIDEGGTEMGERTDELNSAKEVPEVSGTRETEVPRDKEKRNLKFGTVMEMPVKGDTYQGKESTEVKGATADLDSVDGGDKDEKAKKAFAAAEDTMNGEVKDLSGARDMKNNGEIDELRDMLSEPSKSVEETVASAVGNLSSSEKFTDERNEKIEVGKADLRTEVHDSFQSRLPDEMVGNKCQDIDFVTEQSDDKAEKSQQNKQSTPVTLEQEVQHAPGSSVSAKAKEIGKKADITQEPKTNTSVTKECLIVPAPASSVKSTNLATPSHPAGLGRAAPLLEPAPRVVQQPRVNGSVSQAQAQAQQIEDPGNVEAEENDETREKLQLIRVKFLRLANRLGQTPHNVVVAQVLYRLGLAEQLRGRNGGRVGAFSFDRASAMAEQLEAAGNEPLDFACTIMVLGKTGVGKSATINSIFDEIKFGTNAFQTGTNKVQDVVGTVHGIKVRVIDTPGLLPSWSDQCQNEKILHSVKRFIKKTPPDIVLYLDRLDMQTRDFGDMPLLHTITDIFGPSIWFNAIVVLTHAASAPPDGPNGTASSYDMFVTQRSHVVQQAIRQAAGDMRLMNPVSLVENHSACRTNRAGQRVLPNGQVWKPHLLLLSFASKILAEANTLLKLQDTPPGKPFATRTRAPPLPFLLSSLLQSRPQVKLPEEQYGDEDGLDDDLDESSDSEDEPEYDELPPFKRLSKAQIAKLSKAQKKAYFDELEYREKLFMKKQLKEEKKRRKMMKKMAAAAKDLPSEYGENAEEESSGASSVPVPMPDLALPASFDSDNPTHRYRSLDSSNPWLVRPVLDTHGWDHDVGYEGINVERLFVAKEKFPISFSGQITKDKRDANVQMELASSLKHGEGKATSVGFDMQTVGKDLAYTLRSETRFSNLKKNKATAGISVTLLGDALSAGVKFEDKLIANKQFQVVMTGGAMTGRGDLAYGGSLEAQLRDKDYPLGRSLSTLGLSIMDWHGDLAIGCNIQSQVPVGRSTNLIARANLNNKGAGQVSLRINSSEQLQLALTSLFPLLKKLFDYFHQVQYGQ, encoded by the coding sequence AGAAGAGACCTTTCAAGAGGCTGTTGAGGTTCTAACTGAGGTTGGAGCTCTGGAGAATGCAATTCCAAGTGAGGTTGGAACTCTGGAGGTTGTGGCAGAGTCGGTGGACCAGCAGAAAGGGGAGTGTGTTAGTGGTGGTGTGGTGTTGGATAAGATTGACGAGGGAGGGACTGAAATGGGCGAAAGGACTGATGAATTGAATAGTGCGAAGGAAGTACCTGAAGTCAGTGGTACCAGAGAAACAGAAGTTCCAAGGGACAAGGAAAAAAGGAATCTCAAGTTTGGTACAGTCATGGAGATGCCTGTAAAAGGAGATACTTATCAGGGAAAAGAGAGTACGGAGGTAAAAGGTGCCACAGCTGATCTTGATTCAGTAGATGGTGGTGACAAAGATGAAAAAGCAAAAAAGGCTTTTGCTGCTGCGGAGGATACCATGAATGGAGAAGTAAAAGATTTATCTGGTGCTAGGGATATGAAGAATAATGGTGAGATTGATGAACTGAGAGATATGCTGTCTGAGCCAAGTAAATCTGTTGAAGAGACAGTTGCTTCTGCAGTCGGGAACTTATCCTCTTCAGAAAAGTTTACAGATGAGAGGAATGAGAAGATTGAGGTTGGTAAAGCTGATTTGAGAACAGAGGTTCATGATAGTTTTCAATCTCGGCTCCCTGATGAAATGGTGGGTAATAAATGTCAAGATATTGATTTTGTGACTGAACAATCTGATGATAAAGCAGAGAAAAGTCAACAAAATAAGCAAAGCACCCCAGTGACCCTAGAGCAGGAAGTGCAACATGCTCCAGGATCTTCAGTGTCTGCAAAAGCCAAAGAGATTGGGAAGAAAGCAGACATAACTCAGGAGCCTAAGACAAACACCTCTGTGACTAAAGAATGTTTAATTGTTCCTGCTCCGGCATCATCTGTTAAATCTACAAACCTTGCTACCCCTTCTCATCCTGCTGGCCTTGGGCGTGCTGCTCCGCTATTGGAACCTGCCCCCAGGGTGGTGCAGCAGCCTCGTGTGAATGGAAGTGTCTCTCAAGCACAGGCACAGGCACAGCAAATTGAAGATCCTGGTAATGTGGAGGCTGAGGAGAATGATGAGACTCGTGAAAAGCTTCAGTTGATTAGAGTTAAGTTTTTGCGGCTTGCAAATAGGCTCGGGCAGACTCCCCATAATGTTGTTGTGGCACAGGTTTTGTACAGACTAGGATTAGCTGAGCAGCTCCGGGGGAGAAATGGGGGCCGGGTTGGTGCCTTCAGCTTTGACCGTGCAAGTGCTATGGCTGAACAGCTTGAGGCAGCTGGAAATGAACCCCTTGATTTCGCCTGTACAATTATGGTCCTTGGGAAAACAGGAGTTGGTAAAAGTGCTACTATTAATTCAATATTTGATGAAATCAAGTTTGGCACTAATGCTTTCCAGACTGGTACCAATAAGGTTCAGGATGTTGTGGGTACTGTGCATGGTATTAAGGTTCGTGTAATTGACACACCAGGCCTTCTTCCTTCCTGGTCTGACCAATGCCAGAATGAGAAGATCCTTCACTCTGTTAAGCGTTTCATCAAGAAAACACCTCCAGATATTGTGTTGTACCTCGATAGGTTGGACATGCAAACAAGGGATTTTGGTGATATGCCCCTTTTGCATACCATAACTGATATCTTTGGTCCATCTATATGGTTTAATGCAATTGTGGTTTTGACTCATGCAGCTTCTGCTCCACCAGATGGTCCAAATGGTACTGCTTCTAGTTATGACATGTTTGTCACTCAGCGTTCTCATGTTGTACAGCAGGCTATTCGTCAGGCAGCTGGGGATATGCGACTCATGAATCCTGTTTCGTTAGTGGAGAATCACTCTGCATGTAGAACAAATAGGGCAGGCCAGAGAGTATTGCCAAATGGTCAGGTCTGGAAGCCTCATTTGTTGTTGCTTTCCTTTGCATCTAAAATTCTGGCAGAGGCAAACACACTGTTGAAGTTGCAAGATACTCCTCCAGGGAAGCCTTTTGCAACTCGAACAAGAGCACCTCCTCTACCTTTCCTTCTTTCATCTCTTCTTCAATCAAGACCGCAAGTTAAGCTTCCTGAAGAGCAGTATGGCGATGAGGATGGATTAGATGATGATTTGGATGAATCCTCAGACTCTGAGGATGAACCAGAATATGATGAGCTGCCACCTTTCAAGCGGTTGAGTAAAGCACAAATAGCAAAGCTTAGTAAAGCTCAGAAGAAAGCATATTTTGACGAGTTGGAATATAGGGAAAAGCTTTTTATGAAGAAACAACTGAAGGAAGAGAAAAAGCGGCGAAAGATGATGAAGAAAATGGCTGCTGCAGCCAAGGATCTGCCAAGTGAGTACGGTGAAAATGCAGAAGAAGAAAGTAGTGGTGCTTCTTCTGTTCCAGTTCCCATGCCAGATTTGGCGTTGCCTGCTTCTTTTGATTCTGATAATCCAACTCATCGCTATCGTTCCCTTGATTCCTCCAACCCATGGCTTGTTAGGCCTGTTCTAGATACACATGGTTGGGATCATGATGTTGGTTACGAAGGTATTAATGTTGAAAGACTGTTCGTTGCAAAAGAGAAATTTCCTATTTCTTTTTCTGGCCAGATTACAAAGGACAAAAGGGATGCCAATGTCCAAATGGAACTAGCCAGTTCTTTAAAGCATGGGGAAGGTAAAGCAACTTCAGTGGGTTTTGATATGCAGACTGttggaaaggatttagcctataCACTGCGCAGCGAGACCAGGTTTAGTAATCTGAAGAAGAATAAGGCAACAGCTGGCATCTCAGTTACACTCTTAGGTGATGCACTATCAGCTGGAGTGAAATTTGAAGACAAACTGATTGCTAATAAGCAGTTCCAGGTAGTCATGACTGGGGGTGCTATGACAGGACGCGGCGATCTTGCTTATGGGGGCAGCTTGGAAGCACAATTGAGGGATAAAGATTACCCTCTGGGTCGCTCCTTATCTACACTTGGTCTATCTATCATGGATTGGCATGGAGATCTCGCCATTGGATGCAATATACAATCACAGGTACCTGTTGGACGGTCTACAAACCTAATAGCTCGTGCCAATCTGAATAACAAAGGCGCAGGACAAGTCAGTTTACGAATAAATAGCTCTGAGCAGCTTCAGCTTGCTTTGACTTCTCTCTTTCCATTACTGAAAAAACTATTTGACTATTTCCATCAAGTGCAGTATGGACAATGA